Part of the Aureitalea marina genome, ACGACCATCTTTTGTTCTGCCGTATGGCGATCCCGAATGATCTTTTGCTCTAACAAGAGTAACTTCTGATACAACATCTCCCTTCTTCGCTCTGCTCTTGTTATCTTTGTGAAACCTTTATAAATAGGAGCCTTCTTCTTTTCTTTCTTGTTTGCTTCTTCGAACTCCCAACCAGGTGGCGGAGATCACAATGAGCAGTGTTATAATTACTTCCATAAGACTTGATAATTTGGGGTTTATCCTTATTGACAAGACAAAATTAGACCGTGGTGGAAGCACTTTTGTAGACATGGCATGTCCAGTCTGTACATTTTTGAATATTTTTATAAAAAGTGTGCTTCAATGAAGAAATATCCGGATCTCGGAACCCTCTTACTGGACTATAGAAAAGCTCATGATATGACCCAGATCGACCTGGCGGCAATGCTTGATGTCGATTCTAGGACAGTGGCTCGATGGGAAAGGAACGTGACCTTGGTGCATCCTGAAAAGGAGAAATTTTTGGTGCAGCAGCTCTCAATTCCACATCAAGTCATCCACAATCTCAATTCTGAACGCCCAATTGCCGTATTTTACGACATCGAACGTCGGATGTACTCACACTCCATCATGGGTTCCTTGATCAAAGACGCCAATTGGTTTAAGAACGAGATCGAAGTAGAGGAGGACAGGCTGACCACTTTTTCGTCCCGGGAAGACGCAGATTTTGTTCACCGGGTAAAAGCATTACATACCCACTTACCTGGATTGGATATTCGAATTCTACAAGAAGCGGCTAATAGATTACCAGAATTGAATCTGATGCTGGACGATCAAAGCGGCTTTTACGCTGGTCAAATTGCTGTCCTGCCACTTAGAATGTCCAGCTACCTGGAGTTGCGCGATCGGAAAAGAACAGAGGAGGAGCTCAGAGTGGGTGATCTGAGTATGAATCCCAGCGAGGGAACAGTTTTCTATTTCTATTCCTTATACGCCGATTCTATGGTCAGTGCGTTTTATTTGATGTCGCGTTTTTTTGGCTATTTCCGCAAAATGAAATTCAATGACTACACAATTTCAGGTATAGTTTATCGCGAGCATACTGCTCATCTATGGCGTCAAACCGGAATGAAGATCCTGTGGCAAGATGAAAATCCGCATTTGGAGATACTGGTAGAAGGAAATCTTGACATGTATCTGTTTGGGTCCATGAACTGACCTGGCCAGGTCTATTCTAGATCGACATTTGACGAAAAGAAACATCCGGCAACCCATTCTGGAAAGCCGGATGAACAATAAACCTACAAACATCAGTAGCATGTTCGCTTATGAAGAATGGGGATGTGAATGATAAGATTATCGGTATTCCAAATTTTAATATGTTCTACCGTGAAATCATTCTGTTGATGGTTTCCCGAAGGTATGCTAAATCAACACTCCAGGCAATAAGTGTATACACGTAAATACCTGCGAGTGAATAGTGTATAAAAAAAGTCGGCCACATAGGGCCGACTTCTCTATGGTCTGTTAAGTAGTATGGGTTCACCGTATCCAAGTTCCCTGAGCCGTTCAAATTGAGTGGCGGCATCACCAACTACCAGGTAGATCATTTGATCTGGTTTGATGTGGGTCCTTGCTAGTCCCTGCAACTCATCCAATGTTAGCCCTTGCACGTAAGCAATACGTTCGCTGGCATAGGCGTCTGAAAACCCGTAATTCGAGATGTTCCGGATCATGTTCAGTTTGGAGTTGATGGTCTCAAAGGACCTGGCGCTACTCTTGATCATAAATCCTTGGGTGATCTCAAGATCACTTTCTGTTAGGCCCTCTGCATAATTGCTCATGATCTCTTTTACAAGGTCTGCGGACTCGAAGGTAACATTAGAACGAACACCGCTAGATACCGTGAAGCTACCCCCGTAATTGGAACCGCTAAATCTGGAACGTATTCCATAGGTATACCCTTTTCCTTCTCTTAGCTGTTGAGTGAATTGTGAAGCGAAACCGCCTCCTCCCAAACGGTAATTCATAACAAATGCAGGATAGTAGTCCGGATCCGTGATCTTGAGCGCGGGATATCCGAAATTCAGTACAGATTGTTTAGCCCCCGGCACATCGTAGAAATAGACCTTGGAGACTGTCACTGCCGGCATTTCCGGAACTGCAGGGATATCTACTGTTTTCGGAGTCCAGTTAGCGTCAATTCCCTCAAAAGCCGTCATAACATCGTCTTGATTTACATCGCCAACTATATGTAATTTCGATACGGAAGGAGATAGGAAGGTTGTGTAATATTGCTTTAGATCCTCCATGCTAATGTTGGGTACAGACTCCAAACTACCCAAATTGTTATTGGCCAGTATATGGCCTTCTCCAAATAGCAGTTGGGCATACTCATTAGAGGCGATGGCATTTGGATTGGCTTGTTGTCTTTGCAATTGACTGATAACGCTTTGTCTTAGAAGTTCCAATTCTTTCTCGTCCCATCTGGGCTCTAACAAGATCTCGCGGACCAGTTCTACTGTGGCTGGGAAATTCTTGGACAGGCAGTTCGCAGAGATCACTAAAGAATAATCGGTGGAATAGGCCCCTATAGAAGCTCCAAGTGCCTCGATAGCTTGTTCCAATTGAGCCGGCGTCTTGGAAGCCGTACCTCTTGTCATCATTTGGGCAAGCATATTGGATACTCCGATCTTTCCTTGATCCTCTAGCAGTAGGCCCCCGTCTATCTGAATTTCGAACTGTACCAGTGGAACTTCATTGTTTTCGATTCCCATGACACGGATTCCCGAAGCCATATCGGATCGCCAAACCTCTGGAGTGCCGATTACCGGGCTAGGACCGTAGGGAGGTTCAACCGAACGGTCAAAACTGGATGGAGTCCGTTCATACTCTGCAGCGAGACTGGGATCAAAGGTTTCTTCTGCCCCTTGTACGATCTTTTCCTCAACCACTTCGGCCAGACTGGATCCCGATAGGACCAATGAAGCCTGACCTTGCGGTACAAAGCTTGTCGCGATGTAATGCTTATCCTTGAGGTAGGTATTGTAAACGCGCATCACGTCCTCGGTTGTTACTTCCAGAATATTCTTTACATCCTGGTTAATAAAGCCCGGATCTCCTGCGAAGATTTCATATTGTGCCAGTTGAAAGCCTTTGCCAAGAACAGAGGACAGACCATTATAAAAATTGGTTTCCTGACCAGCTTTGATACGGTCCAGATCTGCTTGGGAAATTCCATTGGCTTCAAATTCGTTCATGGCCTCTTGTATACCGGCTGCGACGGCATCCAGGGATTTACCGTCAAAAGCGGTGACACGCAACATGAGTTGACCGGCCAGCTCAGAATTGTATTGGAAGAAATTCACATTATCTGATAGCTGTTGCTCCTCTACCAATTTCTTATACATCGGAGCTTGTTTACCCCTTGACAGGTATTGGACCAATACAGATAGGGGATAAGAATCAGGATGATATTGATAAACTCCGGGCCAGGTCAAGGTCAACTGTGGAAGGCGGGCAAAATTGTCTTCATAATACAGTTTCTTGGATTCGGTCAAGCTCACAGGACGTTTTTCCATTTTGCTGATCTCCGGACCTCTTGGAATCTCATCAAAGTACTTCTTGACCCATGCCCTGGCTTGTTCTGTATCGAAATCTCCAGCTATGGTCAGTGTCACATTATTGGGAACATACCAGCTGTTGAAGAAATCCTTAACATCCTTCAAGGTGGCATTTTGCAAATCTTCCAAGGAACCGATTACCTCCCAATTGTAGGGGTGGTCTTTAGGGTAAAGATTGGAATGGATGACTGAGGAAGTATGTCCGTACGGCCTGTTGTCCACGCCCTGTCTCTTTTCGTTCTTAACAACTTGTTTCTCCTTGGCCAGCACCGGATCCGTTACGGTGTTGATGAAATAACCTAGTTTATCGGCTTCTGCCCAGATCATTTTTTCCAGTGCATCATTGGGAACTGTCTGAAAGTAGTTGGTCCTGTCCCGATTAGTGGATCCATTGGCACCAGAACCTCCTATGCGCGCACTCATCTTATCCAGGCCACCTTTACCCAGGTTCTCCGACTCCAGGAAAAGCAAATGCTCGAACAGGTGGGCAAAACCGGTTCTGTTCTCCACTTCCCGAGCGGATCCAACATGGGCAGTCAAAGCAACTGCAACCACTGGGTCGGAGCGGTCTATGTGAAATATGACCTGCAGGCCATTGTCCAGGGTGAATTTTTCAAAATCTACTTTAAATTCCTTGTCATTCGAAGCAATCTCATTATCAGCGGATTGTTGGCAGGCAGGAAAAAGCAGGACGGTCATAAGGACCGCCAAGAAGGCTGTTTTTTTCATGATCG contains:
- a CDS encoding M16 family metallopeptidase, which codes for MKKTAFLAVLMTVLLFPACQQSADNEIASNDKEFKVDFEKFTLDNGLQVIFHIDRSDPVVAVALTAHVGSAREVENRTGFAHLFEHLLFLESENLGKGGLDKMSARIGGSGANGSTNRDRTNYFQTVPNDALEKMIWAEADKLGYFINTVTDPVLAKEKQVVKNEKRQGVDNRPYGHTSSVIHSNLYPKDHPYNWEVIGSLEDLQNATLKDVKDFFNSWYVPNNVTLTIAGDFDTEQARAWVKKYFDEIPRGPEISKMEKRPVSLTESKKLYYEDNFARLPQLTLTWPGVYQYHPDSYPLSVLVQYLSRGKQAPMYKKLVEEQQLSDNVNFFQYNSELAGQLMLRVTAFDGKSLDAVAAGIQEAMNEFEANGISQADLDRIKAGQETNFYNGLSSVLGKGFQLAQYEIFAGDPGFINQDVKNILEVTTEDVMRVYNTYLKDKHYIATSFVPQGQASLVLSGSSLAEVVEEKIVQGAEETFDPSLAAEYERTPSSFDRSVEPPYGPSPVIGTPEVWRSDMASGIRVMGIENNEVPLVQFEIQIDGGLLLEDQGKIGVSNMLAQMMTRGTASKTPAQLEQAIEALGASIGAYSTDYSLVISANCLSKNFPATVELVREILLEPRWDEKELELLRQSVISQLQRQQANPNAIASNEYAQLLFGEGHILANNNLGSLESVPNISMEDLKQYYTTFLSPSVSKLHIVGDVNQDDVMTAFEGIDANWTPKTVDIPAVPEMPAVTVSKVYFYDVPGAKQSVLNFGYPALKITDPDYYPAFVMNYRLGGGGFASQFTQQLREGKGYTYGIRSRFSGSNYGGSFTVSSGVRSNVTFESADLVKEIMSNYAEGLTESDLEITQGFMIKSSARSFETINSKLNMIRNISNYGFSDAYASERIAYVQGLTLDELQGLARTHIKPDQMIYLVVGDAATQFERLRELGYGEPILLNRP
- a CDS encoding helix-turn-helix domain-containing protein produces the protein MKKYPDLGTLLLDYRKAHDMTQIDLAAMLDVDSRTVARWERNVTLVHPEKEKFLVQQLSIPHQVIHNLNSERPIAVFYDIERRMYSHSIMGSLIKDANWFKNEIEVEEDRLTTFSSREDADFVHRVKALHTHLPGLDIRILQEAANRLPELNLMLDDQSGFYAGQIAVLPLRMSSYLELRDRKRTEEELRVGDLSMNPSEGTVFYFYSLYADSMVSAFYLMSRFFGYFRKMKFNDYTISGIVYREHTAHLWRQTGMKILWQDENPHLEILVEGNLDMYLFGSMN